Below is a window of Mycolicibacterium chitae DNA.
GCTGCTGGTGGTGCTGGTCACCGCGGCCTGCGTGGTGCTCGGGGTGGGGCTGGCCGTGCTGGTCTCGCGCACCGACGTGCGCGGGCGCCGGGTGCTGGCCGTGGTCCTCACGCTGCCGCTGGCCATGCCGAGTTATCTGCTGGCGTTCCTGTGGGTTTCGCTGTTCCCGACGATCGGCGGGCTGTGGGGCTCGGCGCTGGTGCTGACCTTGGTCAGCTATCCGCTGGTGTTCCTGACCACCCTGGCGGCGCTGGCGCGGGTGGACCCCGCCCAAGAGGAGGTGGCGCGCTCGCTGGGCCACCACGGCCTGGCCGTGCTGTTCGGAGTCACGCTGCGGCAGGCGCGCCCGGCCATCTCCGCGGGCGCGTTGTTGGTGGCGCTGTACGTGCTCAGCGACTTCGGCGCGGTCGCGGCCATGCGCTACGAGGCGTTCACCTGGGTGATCTACGGCGCCTACCGCTCGGGGTTCAACCCGGCCCGGGCCGCGGTGCTCTCGCTGCTGCTGCTGGTGTTCGCGCTGGCGCTGGTGATCGCCGAACGCTGGGCCCGCGGGCACGCCGGCGCGCGGGTGGGGTCGGGGCTCTCGCGTCCGGCCCCGGTGCTGCGGCTGGGCCGCTGGCAGGGCCTGGCCATGGCCCCCGCGCTCGCGGTAGTCGTTGCGGCGCTGGTGATTCCGCTCTATGCGCTGTCGCGGTGGCTGACCGCCGGCGGGGTGCGCTGGGACGGCCGGGTGTGGTGGGACGCGCTGGGCGCCACGGTGTGGCTGTCGCTGGTCGCCGCGGTGGTCACCACCGTGGCCGCCCTACCGCTGGGGGTGCTGGCGGCCCGCTACCGCACGCCGGCGGCCCGCCTGTTGGAGAGCGCGAGCTACATCGCGCACGGCCTGCCGGGCATCGTCATCGCGATTGCGATGGTGTCGGTGGGCGTGCTGCTGCTGCGCCCGATCTATCAGCAGGAACCGCTGCTGATCCTGGCCTACGCGGTGCTGTTCATCCCGCTGGCGGTGGGTTCGGTGCGCTCGGCGGTCGAGTCGACGCCGCTGCGCACCGAGGAGGTGGCCCGCGCGTTGGGCCGCTCGCCGCTGCGCGCTTTCGCCACCGTGACCGCCCACGGTGCGGCCCCGGGCATTGCCGCCGGCGCCGCGCTGGTCCTGCTGAACTGCATGAAAGAGTTGCCCGTGACGTTGTTGCTGCACCCGACGGGGACCCAGACCCTGGCCACCCGACTGTGGGGACACAGCTTTGTCAGCGACTACGCAGGGGCCGCGCCCTACGCGGTGGGGCTGTTGGTGTTCGCCGCGATCCCGACGGCGCTGCTCGGTGTGTGGACCACCCGCCCGGCCGAGGTCGGACATGGCTGAGCGCGCCGCCGAGGTCACCGTCGCCGGGGTCACTAAATCGTTTGGTGCCCAACGGGTGTTGGGCGGTGTCGACCTGCGGGTGCCCGCCGGTACGACGACGGCGGTGCTGGGCCCGTCGGGCTGCGGGAAGACCACGTTGCTGCGCATCCTGGCCGGCTTCGAGGAACCGGACTCCGGCACCGTGCACATCGGCGGTTCTCCGGTGGCCGGGGCGGGCAGGTCGCTACCGGCGCATCGCCGTCGGGTCGGGCTGATGCCGCAGGAGGGGGCGCTGTTCCCGCACCGCAGCGTCGCCGGCAACATCGCCTTCGGGATGAACGGCATGGGCCGGGCGGAATCGGCTGCGGCGGTGCAGCACTGGCTGGAGCTGGTCGGGCTGAGCGGACTCGGTGACGCGCGTCCCGATCAGCTCTCCGGTGGTCAGCAGCAGCGGGTGGCGCTGGCCCGGGCGCTGGCGGCCCGGCCCCGGGTGCTGCTGCTCGACGAACCGTTCGCCGCACTCGATGCCGGGCTGCGGGTCCGCGTGCGCGAGGACATCGTCGCGATCCTGCGCGAGTCGCAGACCACCGCCATCCTGGTCACCCACGATCAGGGCGAGGCGCTGTCGCTGGCCGACACGGTGGCCGTGGTGCTCACCGGCACCGTCGCCCAGCAGGCCGCCCCGGCCGAGGTCTACGACCGGCCCGCCACCCTGGCGGTGGCCCGATTCGTCGGCGACACCGTCGAATTGACCGGCGACGTGCGCGCCGGGGTGGCGCACACCGCGCTCGGGGCGCATCCGGTGCGCACCGGCACGGCCGACGGACCGGCGGTCGTGGTGTTCCGCCCGGAGCAGCTACGCCTTGGATCCGACGACGGCGCGGTCGGGACTCTCACGGCGCGCCGGTTCTACGGCGCGCAGGTCGCGCTGCACGTGCGACTGGCCGACGGCACCCCGGTGGTCCTGCACGGGCCGCCGGCGACCGCGGTGCAGACCGGCGACGCGCTGCGGGTGCACGTCGACGGGACCGTGCTGGCCTATCCGCTACCAGCCGGTGGGCAGCGGGTGGCCCTCGGCGAAGCCGGCGGCTGACTGCACACCGAGCACCACCTTCTCGTGCAGTTCGGCCAGGGTCGACGCCCCGACGTAGGTGCACGTGCTGCGCACCCCGGAGGTGATGTGGTCCAGCAGGTCCTCGACGCCGCCGCGCTCGGGATCCAGCGCCATCCGGGAGGTCGAGATGCCCTCTTCGAACAGCGCCTTGCGAGCCCGGTCGAAGGCGCTGTCCCCGGCGGTGCGCGCCGCCACGGCCCGCTTGGAGGCCATCCCGTAGCTCTCCTTGTACGGGCGGTTCTCGCGGTCGCGCATCAGATCGCCCGGGGATTCGTAGGTCCCGGCGAACCAGGATCCGATCATCACGTTGGAGGCGCCGGCGGCCAGCGCCAGGGCGACGTCGCGCGGGTGCCGCACGCCGCCGTCGGCCCAGACGTGGGCGCCGAGTTCCTTTGCCGCCAAGGAGCATTCGTGGACCGCGGAGAACTGGGGGCGCCCGACGCCGGTCATCATCCGGGTGGTGCACATGGCGCCGGGACCCACCCCGACCTTGACGATCGAGGCGCCGGCGTTCACCAGGTCGCGCACCCCGTCGGCGGAGACCACGTTACCGGCGGCCAGCGGGAGCCCCAGATCCAGCGAGGCCACCGTCTTGATGGCGTCAAGCATCTTGACCTGATGGCCGTGGGCGGTGTCGACCACCAGCACGTCCACCCCGGCCTCGGCCAGGGCGCGGGCCTTGGCGCCGACGTCGCCGTTGATGCCGACGGCCCCGGCCACCCGCAGTCGGCCCCGGGCGTCGACGGCCGGGCTGTAGATGCCGGCGCGGATGGCGCCGGTGCGGGTCAGCACCCCGGCCAGGGTGCCGTCGGGCGCGGTGAGCACCGCGACGTCGATCGGCGCGTGCTCGAGCTTCTCGAACACCTCGCGCGGTTCGGTGCCCGCCGGGACGCTGATGAAGTCGGTGACGGCGATGTCGCGGACCCGGGAGAAGCGGTCGACCCCGACGCAGGCGGCCTCGGTGACCAGCCCGATGGGCCGGTTCTCGAACACCACGACCGCCACGCCGTGGGCCCGCTTGTGGATCAGCGCGGTGGCGTCGGAGACCGAGTCGTCCGGGCTCAGGATCACCGGCGTGTCCGCGATCAGGTCCCGGCTCTTGACGAAGTCCACGGTCTGCTGCACGGCGTCCATCGGCAGATCCTGGGGCAGCACGACGATCCCGCCACGGCGCGCGACGGTCTCGGCCATCCGCCGGCCGGCGACGGCGGTCATGTTCGCCACCACGACGGGGATGGTGGTGCCCGTCCCGTCGCTGGTGGACAGGTCCACGTCGAAGCGAGAGGTGACGTCGCTGCGGTTGGGAACGACGAAGACGTCGTCGTAGGTCAGGTCGTACGGCGGCTGGTGTCCGTTGAGAAACTGCACGTCACCGAGTGTAGTGGCGCGGCTCAGGCCTCGACTTCGCTGTGGTCGCCGCTCCACAGCGTGTGGAAGCGCTTCTCGCGGTCGGCGTCGATGCGGCCGTAGGTGTGGGCACCGAACAGGTCGCGCAGGCCCTGGGTCAGGGCCGCGGGCAGCCGCTCGGTGCGCAGGCCGTCGTAGTAGGACAGCGCGGAGCTGAACCCGGGGATCGGGATGCCCAGCGTGGTGGCGGTGCCCACGACGCGCCGCCAGCTGTCCACCGATTCCTCGATGGCGCTGCGGAAGTACGGCGCCGCGATCAGGGTGGGCAGATCCGGCTGGGCGTCGAAGGCCTCCTTGATCCGGTTGAGGAACTTCGCCCGGATGATGCAGCCGCCGCGCCAGATGGTCGCCAGATCGCCGGGGGTGACGTCCCAGCCGTACTCGTCGCTGCCGGCCTGGATCTGGTTGAAGCCCTGCGCATAGGCGATGATCTTCGAGGCGTACAGCGCCCGGCGGACGTCGGAGATGAATTGCTGTGCATCGGAGGGCTTTTCGCCGAGCCGGCCCGACGCCAGTCCGGTGGTCGCCTGGCGCTGGGCGACCGAGCCGGACAGCGCGCGGGCGAAGACGGCCTCGGCGATGCCGGTGACCGGGACCCCGAGATCCAGCGCCGACTTCACCGTCCAGCGCCCGGTGCCCTTCTGTTCGGCCTCGTCGAGGATGACGTCGACCAGCGGCTGGCCGGTCTTGGCGTCGATCTGCTGGAGCACCTCGGCGGTGATCTCGACCAGGAAGCTGTCCAGGTCCCCGGAGTTCCACTCGGTGAACACCTCGGCGATCTGCGGGGCGCTCATGTCCAGGCCGTCGCGCAGCAGCTGATAGGCCTCCCCGATGAGCTGCATGTCGGAGTATTCGATGCCGTTGTGCACCATCTTGACGAAGTGCCCGGCGCCGTCGGGTCCGATGTGGGTGCAGCACGGCACCCCGTCGACGTGCGCGGAGATCTCCTCGAGCAGCGGGCCCAGCGACTTGTAGGACTCGGCCGGCCCGCCCGGCATGATCGACGGGCCGTTCAGCGCGCCCTCCTCGCCGCCGGAAATGCCGGCGCCGACGAAGTGCAGGCCGCGCTCGGCCATGGCCTTCTCGCGACGGATGGTGTCGGTGTAGAGCGCGTTGCCGCCGTCGATGATGATGTCGCCCTGCTCCATCGCGTCGGCGAGTTCGTTGATGACGGCGTCGGTGGGCTCGCCGGCCTTGACCATGATCAGCACCCGGCGCGGACGCTCGAGCGCATCGAGGAATTCGGCGATGGTCTCGCTGCGGACGAACTTGCCGTCGCCACCGTGCTCGGCGAGCAGCGCGTCGGTCTTGGCGATCGAGCGGTTGTGCAGCGCGACTGTGTACCCGTGCCGGGCGAAGTTGCGTGCGATGTTCGAGCCCATGACGGCCAAGCCGGTGACCCCGATCTGGGCGGTGCCGGTGGTGGACTTCGGATCGGGGGCGGTCATGGAACACCTTTCGATTGAGTTGTCACGCAACAGTCTTGATAGCAGATCGGCCCGGTCAGCCGGTGAGCAGGCGCCGCAACTCGGTCAACCAGGGCACCGCGACGGCGAGGGTGGGCACCACCAGGACCGCTGCGGCGCTCACGTAGGCGGCGGCCGCGAGCGCGGCGCTGTTGGGTTGGCCGGCCAGGCGGCGCACCCGCAGCAGCGTGGTGGGGCCGCCGGCGGACAGCGCGCCGGCCGGGGTGTGCCCGCCGGCGCAGGCCACCAGGGCGCGGCCCAGGGGAGCGGGACCGGCGGCGCGCACGGCGGCGTCGTCGGCCAGCAATTCGATGAGCAGGCGCACCGCGTCCAGGGCGCTGCCGCTGCGGACGAACCGCGGGAAGGCGGCGTGCACCGCGGTGAACGCCTCGAGTACCAGGTCGTGGCGCGCGCGCAGGTGGGCCTGTTCGTGGGCGAGGATCGCGGTGACCTCGGGATCGGCCAGGTGGGTCAGCGTGCCCTCGGAGAGCACCACGCGGCTGCGCACCCCCGGCAGGCAGTAGGCCAGCGGCTGATCGACGTCGAGGATGCGCAACTCACCGGTGCGGGCGCGGACGCGAGCCGCGCGCGATTCATGGTTCACGCCAAGCAGATCCACCAGCATCCGGTGGTGCGCGCGGCGGCGCCGGGTGGCGATCGCCACGCCGACGATCGAGACGATCAGGCGCGCGCCCACCAGCAAGGTCACCGCGAACGCGGTCATGTAGAGGAGCCAGAGCGGCCAGCCGAGCCGCTCGATCTCCGCGCCGATCGAACGCACGGGGCGACCGTCAGGTCCGACGTGCAACAGGCGGCTGGCGATGGCGATGCCGGCGCTGAATGTGGACAGGACGGCGGCGATCGCGATGGCCTGCCAGAGCACCACCGCGGCCCGCGGCGCCCGCTGCGGCCACTGCGCCCGTGCCAGCACGGCCGGCACGGGACCGACCAGCAGCACAGCAAGAAGGGCGAAGGCCAGCGCGGACACGCTGACAGTGTCTCTTAGTCGGCGGCGGTTTCGCCAGCAGGCCCTGTCAGGCCATGTTTCGCTTCCAGTTCGGCCAGCGCGCGGCGCAGCGCGTCGGCTTCCTCGGAGCCCACCCGTTCGACGAAGTGCACCAGCGCGGCGCGGCGGCTGCCGCTGTCGGAGGCCTGGTCCAACGCGTCGACCATCAGCCGGGCCACCAGTTCGTCGCGCCCGTGCGCGGGGGCATAGCGGTGGGCGCGGTCGTCGCGGTGCTGCACCACGAGGTGCTTCTTGGCGAGCCGCTGCAACACCGTCATCACGGTGGTGTAGGCCAGATCCCGGTGCTCACACAGGGCCTCGTGCACCTGTCGCACCGTCTGGGGCTCAGGCGCGGACCACAGACGGTCCATGACCGCCTGCTCCAGTTCTCCTAAACGCGCCGTCTTTGCCATGATCCGTTCATCTCCATCAGGGATGTGGCAAGCGTACCTGCCATTACTACCCAGCGTCGTATGTCCGTCGCCCTGGACGGCGACCGCCGTGCCGGTCCGGCCATTCCTCATCCTCGGATACCGCCTAGTACAGGCAATATTGTCGCCCCTTCCGGTGATCGGGCCCTGATGTGAGAGCGGTCACAGGGTGCCTACCGCGGGCCAGACATGCTTTTATGGTTAGGCTTACCTAATCACATGAAGGAGGTGCTGTGACTGCTGTAGTCGACGATCCGTTGATCGCGGGGATGGCGATACGACGTGTACTGCCGCTCCATGAGTCCAGCCGCCGGCTCCGGAACCTGTATCCGGAATGCCCGCGCGTGTACGGCGTCGCCGTGATGGGCGATGTGTCCAAGCGACGGTGGTGGCCGCTGGCGTCGGCCCTGAGCGGTGAGCGGCTCGATCTGATGTTCCACGCCGCTGCCATGGAGATGGACAGCCGCACGACCGCCGCCCAGCAGTTGGCCGCCACGCTGGCCCACGCGGTGATCGGCCGGGTGGTCGCGCTCGTGGTGCTGGAAGGCCGCGCCTGGGACACCGGCCTGGAGAACCTCTGGGTCCACGTCGATTCCGAGGGTGCCATCGACTGGCTCGGCGTGGTGGATCCGACGCTGCGGGTGTTGCCCGACGATCCCTGCGCGTCGACGTCCCACTCGGTCGAAGGGGTGGTGGAACTGCCCAGCGAGGCGGCGCTGGCCACCTGGATCGCTCATCGCTGCCACCGGACGCTGGCGCCGCTGTTCGCGCGGTTGCACGAGGTCAGCGGCGGTGCGGTGAGTATCGCG
It encodes the following:
- a CDS encoding iron reductase, giving the protein MTAVVDDPLIAGMAIRRVLPLHESSRRLRNLYPECPRVYGVAVMGDVSKRRWWPLASALSGERLDLMFHAAAMEMDSRTTAAQQLAATLAHAVIGRVVALVVLEGRAWDTGLENLWVHVDSEGAIDWLGVVDPTLRVLPDDPCASTSHSVEGVVELPSEAALATWIAHRCHRTLAPLFARLHEVSGGAVSIASMWHTVGTAIVVAATQVPHLAGSSEVIGMRRGQAVLDALVGFGLPVRGRSTLGGVPAAQSRQNLRAIRGEGLAKLGQPCLS
- a CDS encoding M56 family metallopeptidase: MSALAFALLAVLLVGPVPAVLARAQWPQRAPRAAVVLWQAIAIAAVLSTFSAGIAIASRLLHVGPDGRPVRSIGAEIERLGWPLWLLYMTAFAVTLLVGARLIVSIVGVAIATRRRRAHHRMLVDLLGVNHESRAARVRARTGELRILDVDQPLAYCLPGVRSRVVLSEGTLTHLADPEVTAILAHEQAHLRARHDLVLEAFTAVHAAFPRFVRSGSALDAVRLLIELLADDAAVRAAGPAPLGRALVACAGGHTPAGALSAGGPTTLLRVRRLAGQPNSAALAAAAYVSAAAVLVVPTLAVAVPWLTELRRLLTG
- a CDS encoding ABC transporter ATP-binding protein, producing MAERAAEVTVAGVTKSFGAQRVLGGVDLRVPAGTTTAVLGPSGCGKTTLLRILAGFEEPDSGTVHIGGSPVAGAGRSLPAHRRRVGLMPQEGALFPHRSVAGNIAFGMNGMGRAESAAAVQHWLELVGLSGLGDARPDQLSGGQQQRVALARALAARPRVLLLDEPFAALDAGLRVRVREDIVAILRESQTTAILVTHDQGEALSLADTVAVVLTGTVAQQAAPAEVYDRPATLAVARFVGDTVELTGDVRAGVAHTALGAHPVRTGTADGPAVVVFRPEQLRLGSDDGAVGTLTARRFYGAQVALHVRLADGTPVVLHGPPATAVQTGDALRVHVDGTVLAYPLPAGGQRVALGEAGG
- a CDS encoding ABC transporter permease translates to MRSDPAGAGSRTRPPAALLLAATAVVAGTFIPLIYLGERALDRGLAFVVDELFQQRTAELVARSLLLVVLVTAACVVLGVGLAVLVSRTDVRGRRVLAVVLTLPLAMPSYLLAFLWVSLFPTIGGLWGSALVLTLVSYPLVFLTTLAALARVDPAQEEVARSLGHHGLAVLFGVTLRQARPAISAGALLVALYVLSDFGAVAAMRYEAFTWVIYGAYRSGFNPARAAVLSLLLLVFALALVIAERWARGHAGARVGSGLSRPAPVLRLGRWQGLAMAPALAVVVAALVIPLYALSRWLTAGGVRWDGRVWWDALGATVWLSLVAAVVTTVAALPLGVLAARYRTPAARLLESASYIAHGLPGIVIAIAMVSVGVLLLRPIYQQEPLLILAYAVLFIPLAVGSVRSAVESTPLRTEEVARALGRSPLRAFATVTAHGAAPGIAAGAALVLLNCMKELPVTLLLHPTGTQTLATRLWGHSFVSDYAGAAPYAVGLLVFAAIPTALLGVWTTRPAEVGHG
- a CDS encoding BlaI/MecI/CopY family transcriptional regulator — protein: MAKTARLGELEQAVMDRLWSAPEPQTVRQVHEALCEHRDLAYTTVMTVLQRLAKKHLVVQHRDDRAHRYAPAHGRDELVARLMVDALDQASDSGSRRAALVHFVERVGSEEADALRRALAELEAKHGLTGPAGETAAD
- the gndA gene encoding NADP-dependent phosphogluconate dehydrogenase, which codes for MTAPDPKSTTGTAQIGVTGLAVMGSNIARNFARHGYTVALHNRSIAKTDALLAEHGGDGKFVRSETIAEFLDALERPRRVLIMVKAGEPTDAVINELADAMEQGDIIIDGGNALYTDTIRREKAMAERGLHFVGAGISGGEEGALNGPSIMPGGPAESYKSLGPLLEEISAHVDGVPCCTHIGPDGAGHFVKMVHNGIEYSDMQLIGEAYQLLRDGLDMSAPQIAEVFTEWNSGDLDSFLVEITAEVLQQIDAKTGQPLVDVILDEAEQKGTGRWTVKSALDLGVPVTGIAEAVFARALSGSVAQRQATTGLASGRLGEKPSDAQQFISDVRRALYASKIIAYAQGFNQIQAGSDEYGWDVTPGDLATIWRGGCIIRAKFLNRIKEAFDAQPDLPTLIAAPYFRSAIEESVDSWRRVVGTATTLGIPIPGFSSALSYYDGLRTERLPAALTQGLRDLFGAHTYGRIDADREKRFHTLWSGDHSEVEA
- a CDS encoding GuaB1 family IMP dehydrogenase-related protein produces the protein MQFLNGHQPPYDLTYDDVFVVPNRSDVTSRFDVDLSTSDGTGTTIPVVVANMTAVAGRRMAETVARRGGIVVLPQDLPMDAVQQTVDFVKSRDLIADTPVILSPDDSVSDATALIHKRAHGVAVVVFENRPIGLVTEAACVGVDRFSRVRDIAVTDFISVPAGTEPREVFEKLEHAPIDVAVLTAPDGTLAGVLTRTGAIRAGIYSPAVDARGRLRVAGAVGINGDVGAKARALAEAGVDVLVVDTAHGHQVKMLDAIKTVASLDLGLPLAAGNVVSADGVRDLVNAGASIVKVGVGPGAMCTTRMMTGVGRPQFSAVHECSLAAKELGAHVWADGGVRHPRDVALALAAGASNVMIGSWFAGTYESPGDLMRDRENRPYKESYGMASKRAVAARTAGDSAFDRARKALFEEGISTSRMALDPERGGVEDLLDHITSGVRSTCTYVGASTLAELHEKVVLGVQSAAGFAEGHPLPTGW